The Flavobacteriales bacterium genome has a window encoding:
- a CDS encoding YdcF family protein: MKGSEIIDIAKWKVGKLLPKNWGKKWLLLFFIGCWAIVFRAPILQGIGNFLIKEDPLKKSDAIFVLGGNIFDRSTHGVYLYEQGYASTIHPMGEVVEKILLTTDDKKPDAVLSQYYMVNELNTPAQDVKPIIKGTSTKEEAEAILSYAIEHKYQRIIVVSDKFHLRRISTTFKAPFEEKGIEVLLSGAPNSSYREDYWWKYEAGLIMVNNEYVKLLYYLVKY, encoded by the coding sequence ATGAAAGGATCAGAAATAATAGATATAGCTAAATGGAAAGTAGGGAAGCTGTTACCTAAAAATTGGGGTAAAAAGTGGCTGTTACTCTTTTTTATAGGATGTTGGGCTATTGTTTTTAGAGCTCCTATCCTGCAAGGAATTGGTAATTTTTTGATTAAAGAGGACCCCCTCAAAAAATCAGATGCCATTTTTGTGCTTGGAGGAAATATTTTTGATCGAAGTACACACGGAGTTTACCTTTATGAACAAGGATATGCTTCAACTATTCATCCAATGGGCGAAGTGGTAGAAAAAATATTATTAACTACAGATGATAAAAAGCCTGATGCCGTATTGTCTCAGTATTATATGGTGAATGAATTGAATACACCAGCACAAGATGTAAAACCAATAATTAAGGGAACATCTACTAAAGAAGAGGCTGAAGCAATTTTAAGTTATGCTATAGAACATAAGTATCAACGAATTATTGTGGTATCGGATAAGTTTCACTTAAGGCGTATTAGCACAACTTTTAAAGCTCCTTTTGAAGAAAAAGGAATAGAGGTTTTGTTGAGTGGAGCACCAAACTCGAGTTATAGAGAGGATTATTGGTGGAAATACGAAGCAGGGTTGATTATGGTGAATAATGAGTATGTTAAACTGTTGTACTATTTAGTGAAATATTAA
- a CDS encoding uracil-DNA glycosylase family protein → MKALINRVKSCTECAKELAMGPNPVFTAHPDSRIVIIGQAPGLAVHNTNIPWNDKSGDNLRKWMGISVEQFYNTRQISIIPMGFCYPGKGKTGDLPPRKECAPLWHQLLFDQLQQVELVLLVGKYAQDYYLKDRKCKNLTQTVRNFKAYLPQYFVLPHPSPRNNIWQAKNEWFKQEVLPELKFLIHQLLK, encoded by the coding sequence TTGAAAGCGTTAATCAATAGGGTTAAAAGTTGTACTGAATGTGCTAAAGAATTAGCAATGGGACCTAATCCTGTTTTTACAGCTCACCCTGATAGTCGCATCGTGATTATTGGTCAAGCACCAGGCCTAGCAGTACATAATACCAATATTCCCTGGAACGATAAAAGTGGTGATAATCTTAGAAAATGGATGGGGATTTCTGTTGAGCAGTTTTATAATACCCGTCAAATAAGTATTATACCAATGGGCTTTTGCTATCCAGGAAAAGGAAAAACAGGAGACTTGCCTCCCAGAAAAGAATGTGCTCCTTTATGGCATCAATTGCTGTTTGACCAACTTCAACAAGTGGAATTAGTCCTGTTGGTAGGAAAATATGCTCAGGATTATTACCTCAAAGATCGAAAGTGTAAAAACTTAACACAGACAGTGAGGAACTTTAAAGCGTATTTACCCCAATACTTCGTATTGCCTCATCCATCTCCTCGGAATAATATTTGGCAAGCAAAAAATGAATGGTTTAAACAAGAGGTTTTGCCCGAATTAAAGTTTTTGATTCACCAATTATTAAAATAG